One window of Treponema denticola genomic DNA carries:
- a CDS encoding M23 family metallopeptidase — protein sequence MLKKSFQILLFFCFLFTLHSSGKKEVSDIEQNGKSEKALYIISLPESGDLGSFFNVKFKAARKIDKAWITVYDTSEKKVQTINAFPIDKTEKEWAAIAAVAVWWKSGKWKIRTHLIIEGALFEEDRSFEVLEREFEELVMKLSKKNSQILRDKSLKKTEQRNRFVEILKVQNLESLYFKGPFTMPFNAKRKSSTFAEKRTSKYPDGKTSVSRHWGVDYPAPKGTPIFAPGTGKVVLAENRIVTGWTLVIEHAPAVYTIYYHLNKIHVKEDSLVKQGEKIADIGTTGFSTGPHLHWELRINEIPSDPELLLTKELF from the coding sequence ATGTTAAAAAAAAGTTTTCAAATATTATTGTTTTTTTGTTTTCTATTTACTCTCCACTCATCGGGAAAGAAGGAAGTTTCCGATATTGAACAAAACGGCAAATCGGAAAAAGCTCTATATATTATTTCGCTGCCGGAGAGCGGAGACTTGGGTTCTTTTTTTAACGTAAAATTTAAAGCTGCACGTAAAATAGATAAAGCATGGATTACCGTTTATGACACATCGGAAAAAAAAGTTCAAACTATCAATGCTTTTCCCATTGATAAGACGGAAAAAGAATGGGCTGCAATTGCGGCTGTTGCCGTTTGGTGGAAGAGCGGCAAATGGAAAATTCGGACTCATCTTATAATTGAAGGAGCTTTATTTGAGGAAGATAGAAGCTTTGAAGTTTTAGAAAGAGAATTTGAAGAGCTTGTAATGAAATTGAGCAAAAAAAATTCACAAATTTTAAGAGATAAAAGTTTAAAAAAAACCGAACAACGAAACAGGTTTGTAGAAATTTTAAAGGTTCAAAACCTTGAAAGCCTTTATTTTAAAGGCCCTTTTACAATGCCGTTTAATGCTAAAAGAAAAAGCTCAACATTTGCCGAAAAGCGTACGTCTAAATACCCTGACGGAAAAACGTCGGTGAGCCGCCACTGGGGAGTTGATTATCCTGCGCCAAAAGGAACACCGATTTTTGCTCCCGGAACGGGAAAAGTTGTGCTTGCCGAAAACAGGATAGTAACGGGCTGGACCCTTGTAATAGAACATGCCCCGGCTGTTTACACCATTTATTATCATCTAAATAAGATTCACGTAAAAGAAGATTCTTTGGTAAAACAAGGAGAAAAAATTGCCGACATCGGCACGACGGGGTTTTCGACAGGTCCGCATTTGCATTGGGAGCTCCGCATAAATGAAATCCCTTCAGATCCCGAACTTCTTCTAACAAAAGAGTTATTTTAG
- the recJ gene encoding single-stranded-DNA-specific exonuclease RecJ, which produces MDWQKKEIGPELVNEIKRKYGCDPLTSAILVRRGIIEGKDILFYLEDDMRYLHSPFLFKNMEDAVDRILDAKEEGEKVLIFGDRDVDGITSTTLLYEALKDMGLDVSWRIPTGDESYGLSVEAVEKHAANDGTLIITVDCGISNFKEIEKANSLGIDVIVVDHHTPQESLPEAAVIINCKMPDSGYPHETLSGCATAWKLITALRFGMQPFYKQQVSLLNVRPVNDAYSIEAVKLVNMVQIGKITETIVPGMLSFSETRLGSFLNGQQIFVWDAPLQKKQLKTIFGNGIEFNFFDFQPEVAKQFPQMGDMSLLRLKEFSTIGKYYEDAQSELETFKNIFITFVQQKNNFYGKREASEIQLVALSTLADLMELTGENRIIVKQGLKEINKKPRLGLVDLMAMQKLLGAPIGTEEIAWNISPLVNASGRMGRPETAIELFLAQDSGERTAKAQEIFQMNEDRKALGSKAWEIALPLAIESLKEYNEKLVVAVSAEFHRGITGILAGKLAEYFKLPALAICLMPDGSAVASIRSARGFRLLDFLEPYSELFLDYGGHDFAAGFGIEQEKLNQFLESLKHFSLSMEFESDADSETLTIDAELPHDYLKPEILNLVDKFEPYGCNSPALTFMTKRVKILNANIIGKAEPLHLRFNLECGKYKWNALYWKAAEKLGTEFKVGDYADIVFNVSKNYFNGTVTPKMVIKDLKKID; this is translated from the coding sequence ATGGACTGGCAAAAAAAAGAAATAGGCCCCGAACTTGTAAACGAGATAAAAAGAAAATACGGATGTGATCCCCTGACTTCGGCAATATTGGTACGCCGCGGAATTATTGAAGGGAAGGATATACTATTCTATTTGGAAGACGATATGCGCTATCTTCATAGTCCCTTCCTATTTAAAAACATGGAAGATGCCGTAGACCGTATCCTAGATGCAAAAGAAGAAGGGGAGAAGGTTTTGATTTTCGGCGACAGGGATGTGGACGGCATTACGAGCACGACCCTTCTTTATGAAGCCTTAAAGGATATGGGGCTTGACGTGTCATGGCGTATTCCTACCGGAGATGAGAGCTACGGGCTTTCCGTGGAAGCCGTAGAAAAGCACGCTGCAAATGACGGCACTCTTATCATAACGGTGGACTGCGGTATTTCCAATTTTAAGGAAATTGAAAAAGCCAATAGTTTAGGTATCGATGTAATAGTAGTTGACCACCATACCCCTCAGGAGAGCTTACCTGAGGCAGCCGTCATAATAAACTGTAAGATGCCCGATTCGGGCTATCCCCACGAAACTCTATCGGGTTGTGCTACGGCATGGAAACTCATCACCGCCCTCCGTTTCGGAATGCAGCCCTTTTATAAACAGCAAGTTTCCCTTTTAAATGTAAGGCCTGTAAATGACGCTTACTCGATAGAAGCCGTAAAACTTGTAAATATGGTTCAAATCGGAAAAATTACCGAAACCATAGTTCCGGGAATGCTTTCTTTTTCGGAAACAAGGCTTGGCTCTTTTTTAAACGGGCAGCAAATATTCGTATGGGATGCTCCATTACAAAAAAAACAGCTTAAAACCATCTTCGGAAACGGAATCGAATTTAACTTTTTTGATTTTCAGCCCGAGGTTGCAAAACAATTTCCGCAAATGGGAGATATGAGCCTTTTGCGCTTAAAAGAATTTTCGACAATCGGAAAATATTATGAAGATGCCCAGTCGGAGCTTGAAACTTTTAAAAATATCTTTATAACCTTTGTTCAGCAAAAAAACAATTTTTACGGAAAAAGAGAGGCTTCCGAAATTCAGCTGGTTGCCCTTTCTACCCTTGCAGACCTCATGGAATTAACCGGAGAAAACCGCATTATAGTAAAACAAGGCTTAAAAGAAATAAACAAAAAGCCCCGTCTTGGTCTTGTAGACCTAATGGCTATGCAAAAACTTTTAGGGGCACCCATAGGCACCGAAGAGATAGCGTGGAATATCTCGCCATTGGTAAATGCCTCCGGCAGAATGGGTAGGCCCGAAACGGCTATCGAGCTTTTTCTTGCTCAAGATTCGGGTGAAAGAACGGCTAAGGCCCAAGAAATATTTCAAATGAATGAGGACAGAAAGGCTCTTGGTTCCAAGGCCTGGGAAATTGCCCTGCCTCTTGCGATTGAAAGTTTAAAAGAATATAATGAAAAGTTGGTAGTTGCCGTCAGTGCGGAATTTCACCGCGGAATTACAGGAATTCTTGCAGGAAAATTGGCCGAATACTTTAAGCTGCCCGCCCTTGCTATCTGCCTTATGCCTGACGGCAGTGCCGTTGCCTCGATAAGGTCGGCGAGGGGCTTCCGCCTTTTGGACTTTCTTGAACCATACAGCGAGCTTTTTTTGGACTACGGCGGACATGATTTTGCGGCAGGCTTCGGCATAGAACAGGAAAAGCTAAATCAATTTTTGGAAAGTTTAAAACATTTTTCCCTGTCAATGGAATTTGAAAGTGATGCAGATTCCGAAACTCTTACAATTGATGCCGAGCTTCCTCATGATTATTTAAAACCCGAAATCTTAAATTTAGTCGATAAATTTGAACCTTACGGATGTAATTCTCCGGCTTTGACCTTTATGACAAAGCGGGTAAAAATTTTAAATGCAAACATTATAGGCAAGGCCGAGCCCCTTCATTTGCGTTTTAACTTGGAGTGCGGAAAATATAAATGGAATGCTCTTTATTGGAAGGCTGCCGAAAAACTGGGAACGGAGTTTAAGGTTGGGGACTATGCCGACATAGTATTCAATGTATCGAAAAATTATTTTAACGGGACAGTTACGCCTAAAATGGTTATCAAGGATTTAAAAAAAATAGATTAG
- a CDS encoding thymidine phosphorylase: protein MRATDIIMKKRGIKGQAIEPLNREEIEFIVNSYVRGEIPEYQISAWLMAVYFNGMTFEETAILTDVMLHSGKVMDLSSLEGPFVDKHSTGGVGDKLSLPLAPIVAANGIKVPMMSGRALGHTGGTLDKLEAVTGYRTDLTEAEFRNFISKTGFAMTGQTKEIVPADRLLYAMRDVTATVESVPLITSSILSKKVAEGSEALVFDVKCGKGAFMKTLSDAEALAVSLVGTAKAMGKKARALITNMNEPLGTMAGNFLEIEETIDILKGQGPADSTELTLQLAAHMLVLGGKAKTEEEGLSLAKEAVSSGKALDLFIKNIELQGGNPKTLMAEYKTRRSKFFEELKAERDGFIESINAFEVGMAGVNLGVGRNKTTDPVCPDAGVEILKHKGDSVKKGDLIMRVYGKDSASVSASMPLLKNAIAYSDKAPQKDKLIFKIIKQEEL from the coding sequence ATGAGAGCAACGGATATTATTATGAAAAAACGCGGAATAAAGGGGCAGGCTATAGAGCCCTTAAACCGCGAAGAGATAGAATTTATTGTAAATTCTTATGTAAGGGGCGAAATTCCCGAATATCAGATTTCGGCATGGCTTATGGCCGTATATTTTAACGGAATGACCTTTGAGGAAACTGCTATTCTTACGGATGTTATGCTTCATTCCGGGAAGGTGATGGACCTTTCAAGCCTTGAAGGCCCATTTGTCGATAAACATTCTACCGGAGGGGTAGGGGATAAGCTCTCGCTTCCTCTTGCTCCCATTGTTGCGGCAAACGGTATTAAGGTTCCTATGATGAGCGGCCGAGCACTTGGCCACACGGGAGGAACTCTCGATAAGCTTGAGGCAGTTACGGGCTACCGCACCGACTTGACCGAAGCCGAATTTAGAAACTTTATATCAAAAACCGGCTTTGCTATGACGGGGCAGACAAAGGAAATTGTACCGGCAGACCGCCTTCTATATGCGATGCGGGATGTTACGGCCACAGTCGAATCGGTTCCTCTTATAACTTCAAGTATCCTTTCAAAAAAAGTTGCAGAAGGTTCCGAAGCCCTCGTTTTCGATGTAAAATGCGGAAAGGGTGCCTTTATGAAAACCTTGAGCGATGCGGAAGCCTTGGCGGTAAGCCTTGTAGGTACGGCTAAGGCTATGGGGAAAAAGGCGCGGGCTCTTATAACCAATATGAATGAACCTCTCGGCACGATGGCCGGAAACTTTTTGGAAATAGAAGAAACGATAGATATTTTAAAAGGACAAGGCCCCGCGGACAGTACGGAGCTTACCTTGCAGCTGGCCGCCCACATGCTCGTTCTGGGAGGCAAGGCTAAGACGGAAGAAGAGGGGCTTTCTCTTGCAAAAGAAGCTGTGAGCTCAGGCAAAGCCTTGGATCTTTTTATAAAAAATATAGAACTTCAGGGAGGCAATCCCAAGACCCTTATGGCGGAATATAAAACCCGCCGCAGCAAATTCTTTGAAGAATTGAAGGCAGAAAGGGACGGCTTTATCGAAAGCATTAATGCTTTTGAGGTCGGTATGGCCGGTGTAAACCTTGGAGTCGGAAGAAATAAAACCACCGATCCCGTATGCCCCGATGCCGGAGTTGAAATTTTAAAACACAAGGGCGATTCCGTAAAAAAAGGAGACCTTATAATGAGGGTCTATGGAAAGGATTCGGCTTCGGTTTCCGCTTCAATGCCTTTATTGAAAAACGCTATAGCATATTCCGATAAGGCTCCGCAAAAAGATAAGCTTATTTTTAAAATTATCAAGCAAGAAGAACTTTAA
- a CDS encoding threonine synthase translates to MKFYDITNKKVQVSFKEAVLKGFNSETGGVFMPAELGKISPAMIYRNPPSSFRDICFEVIKSFCGDEIPESELMSIIAQFYPHRLPINPIAPTTYILELFHGPTCNYKDIGAGFLAYLLEYFNKDEDREINLIVPASGERACAIASAVSQVKGVKALLLYPKDSLTEIQENILSSIPKNIYTICVDGSFKDCENIVDKALKDEDLLKKLKLVSGGALNIAPLLPQIAFFVYAALTVLYRSDYDNKIENPSLIASIPSGSFSALTAALIAKKMGTPIKGLISAENENHALSDWLTVEDFEKRPAVKTNTPALDIPNAINFKRMLQIYDFEELKKQIIPYWLDGVGTVSSVRTCNERTGYIIDPYGAMAWTAWQDVYHGAMNSLKRKTSENDECPGIPLKYANIKTWASSIHRNSMVGIVLQTSHPAKFPEIMKPAIGRPPSLPDRLESLQYRPLKAVNIPPDYSRFKEWALSH, encoded by the coding sequence ATGAAATTTTATGATATAACAAATAAAAAAGTTCAAGTCTCTTTTAAAGAAGCAGTGCTAAAAGGTTTTAATTCTGAAACGGGCGGAGTTTTTATGCCGGCGGAACTCGGAAAAATAAGTCCGGCAATGATTTATCGAAATCCTCCATCGTCTTTTAGGGATATATGTTTTGAAGTTATAAAAAGTTTTTGCGGCGATGAAATTCCCGAAAGCGAGCTAATGTCGATAATAGCTCAATTTTATCCTCACAGACTCCCGATAAACCCGATAGCACCTACAACATATATTTTAGAGCTTTTTCATGGGCCAACCTGCAACTATAAAGACATAGGAGCAGGCTTTTTAGCCTATCTTTTAGAGTACTTTAATAAAGATGAAGACAGAGAAATTAACCTCATTGTACCGGCCTCCGGCGAAAGAGCTTGTGCAATTGCATCAGCTGTTTCCCAAGTAAAAGGTGTTAAAGCCCTTCTTTTATACCCCAAGGATTCATTAACGGAAATACAGGAAAACATCCTTTCTTCAATACCTAAGAACATTTACACAATTTGTGTGGACGGATCCTTTAAAGATTGTGAAAATATTGTGGATAAAGCACTTAAAGATGAAGATTTACTAAAAAAGCTAAAACTTGTCTCAGGAGGAGCCCTAAACATAGCCCCTCTTTTACCCCAAATTGCTTTTTTTGTCTATGCGGCCTTAACCGTATTATACCGCAGTGATTACGACAACAAAATTGAAAATCCTTCACTCATAGCTTCAATACCGTCAGGAAGTTTTTCAGCCCTTACCGCAGCTCTGATTGCAAAAAAAATGGGAACACCGATCAAGGGGCTTATTTCGGCCGAAAATGAAAATCATGCTCTTTCGGATTGGCTCACAGTTGAAGATTTCGAAAAAAGACCGGCTGTAAAAACTAATACGCCGGCTCTGGATATTCCTAATGCAATCAACTTTAAGCGGATGCTTCAAATTTACGATTTTGAAGAACTCAAAAAACAAATCATTCCTTATTGGCTTGACGGTGTTGGAACCGTATCTTCCGTAAGAACATGTAATGAAAGAACAGGCTATATAATAGATCCTTACGGTGCTATGGCTTGGACAGCTTGGCAGGATGTATATCATGGGGCAATGAATTCGTTAAAGAGAAAAACGTCAGAAAATGATGAATGCCCGGGAATACCTTTAAAATATGCAAATATAAAAACATGGGCATCTTCAATTCACAGAAACAGTATGGTGGGAATAGTTTTACAAACCTCTCATCCTGCAAAGTTCCCGGAAATTATGAAACCTGCTATAGGAAGGCCGCCGTCTTTACCGGATAGGCTTGAAAGTTTACAATACAGGCCTTTAAAAGCGGTTAATATCCCGCCCGATTACTCAAGGTTTAAAGAATGGGCTCTGTCCCACTAG
- a CDS encoding deoxycytidylate deaminase: protein MVETKSNEEKYSRPSWDEYFMDVCRAIAKRATCDRGRSGCVIARDHQILVTGYVGAPTGLPHCDDVGHQFKKVQHEDGSITQHCVRTVHAEQNAICQAAKRGISIDGATLYCKMTPCRTCAMLIINCGIVRVVAEKRYHDSADTIEMFKKAGIILEHISDSLEEYKGQ, encoded by the coding sequence ATGGTAGAAACAAAGAGTAACGAAGAAAAATATAGCCGCCCCTCGTGGGACGAATATTTTATGGATGTTTGCCGGGCTATTGCAAAGCGGGCAACCTGTGACCGCGGAAGATCCGGCTGTGTTATTGCACGCGATCATCAAATTCTTGTTACCGGCTATGTAGGAGCTCCTACCGGCCTTCCTCACTGTGATGATGTAGGACACCAATTTAAAAAAGTTCAGCATGAAGACGGAAGCATTACCCAGCACTGCGTGCGGACTGTCCATGCGGAACAAAACGCTATCTGTCAGGCAGCAAAGCGGGGAATCAGCATTGACGGAGCAACTCTTTACTGCAAGATGACTCCCTGCCGAACCTGTGCCATGCTCATCATAAACTGCGGGATTGTAAGAGTTGTAGCCGAAAAACGCTATCATGACTCGGCCGACACAATCGAAATGTTTAAAAAAGCCGGTATAATCCTAGAGCATATTTCCGACTCTTTAGAAGAATACAAGGGACAATAG